The DNA window TGCACAGGAGGGCGTAACCGAGGAGTTCGTCAGAAAAGGGGTCGCTGGAGGGCATATCGTTATTCCGGTCTCCCCCTACCGAAAGGTTAAGATCTGCGGGATCGGCGAGGGGCTCCGCACCAAGGTGAACGCCTCGATCGGAACATCCTCCGATATCAGCGACGTTTCGGTGGAGATCGAGAAGGTCAGGCAGGCAGAACTGGCAGGTGCCGATACGCTGATGGAACTCTCCACCGGCGGGGACCTGGCCGACATCAGGCGCCAGGTCATCGCAGCCACCTCCCTCTCGGTCGGTTCCGTGCCCCTGTACCAGGCTTTCATCGAGGCTGCCCATAAGAAAGGCGCAGTTGTCGATATGGAGGCGGACGACCTCTTCCGGATCACTGCCGAACAGGCAAAGGCAGGCACCAACTTCATGGCGATCCACACGGGGATCAATTACGAGACGATGAAGCGGCTGCAGAACCAGGGCAGGCACGCCGGGCTCGTCTCCCGCGGCGGTGCGTTCATGACTGCATGGATGCTCCACAACGAGAAGGAGAACCCACTCTACGCTGAGTTCGACTACCTCCTCGAGATCATGAAGGAGCATGAAGTGACCCTCTCGATGGGGAACGGCATGCGAGCCGGCGCCGTCCATGACTCTACGGACCGTGCAGCCATCCAGGAATTGCTGATCAACGCAGAACTGGCAGACAAAGCCTTCAACGAAGGGGTTCAGACGATCGTCGAGGGACCCGGGCATGTCCCGATCGATGAGATCCAGGCCAATGTGATCCTGCAGAAGCGGGTCACGAACCGCAAGCCCTTCTACATGCTCGGCCCACTGGTCACCGACATCGCACCAGGCTACGATGACCGGGTCGCCATGGTCGGTGCAGCTCTCTCCTCGTCGTACGGTGCAGACTTCA is part of the Methanosphaerula palustris E1-9c genome and encodes:
- the thiC gene encoding phosphomethylpyrimidine synthase ThiC, translated to MSLIKDAQRGLVTEEMKLVAAQEGVTEEFVRKGVAGGHIVIPVSPYRKVKICGIGEGLRTKVNASIGTSSDISDVSVEIEKVRQAELAGADTLMELSTGGDLADIRRQVIAATSLSVGSVPLYQAFIEAAHKKGAVVDMEADDLFRITAEQAKAGTNFMAIHTGINYETMKRLQNQGRHAGLVSRGGAFMTAWMLHNEKENPLYAEFDYLLEIMKEHEVTLSMGNGMRAGAVHDSTDRAAIQELLINAELADKAFNEGVQTIVEGPGHVPIDEIQANVILQKRVTNRKPFYMLGPLVTDIAPGYDDRVAMVGAALSSSYGADFICYVTPAEHLALPTPEEVFEGVISSRIAAHIGDMVKLNKRDDDLEMGHARKALDWDRQYAVAINPKRAKEIRDSRMPADTDGCTMCGDYCAIKIVAKHFNF